The genomic interval TTCCTGCAACGGGGCGCGTTTCCTGCGCCGGCTGCGGCGTGGCCGCCTCAGACCCCGGCCCCGGGTTCGGCCTCGGGTTCGATCCCGGCGCGCGCTTGCTCAGCGTGAATGTCCGCCAGCCGCTGTGCCAGGCTGGCCACCTGCCTGCGCAGTTCGGGCGGTTCGAGCACTTCCGCCCCGCCCGCGTAGCCGAGAGTCAGTTCGGCGTAAAACTCGAGTTCGCTCACCGGGAGACGAAATGCCGCCTCAAACCCGCCGCCATCCACCCGCTGCAAGAACTCCCGGAAGAACCGGTCGTCCACCACGCGCCTGGCCGCCCTTGGCGAAAAGCGCACCCGCACCTGAACGCGCTCGGCCCCCTCCTGCTCGAACGTGAACAGCTGCTCCACCCACCGGGCCAGGTCGAAGGCCCGGTGCAGCACGTAGCGAGTGTCGAGCAATTGCGCATCCACCACGCGGTCCAGCCGGAACGACCGCAGCCCGCCCCGCAGGTGGCAGAACGCCGGCGCATACCACCGCCCCCGCACGCACGCAAGCCCATAAACGTCGATGGTGCGCTCGGTCGACTCCCCGGTCGCCGGCACGTGGTAGCGGATGTGAATCTGCCGCCGCTCCCTCAAGCCCCGCACCATGGTGGCAAAGATCGCCTGGCCCACCCGCACCTCGGGGAACATGCGGCTGACGTCCACGCCGCTGCCAATGTCCACGATGTGCCGGCGCAGATCATCCGGCAGCGCCGCGTGAACCCGCAGCCACGCCCCCCGTGCCGCCTCCCGCAGCGGGTGGTCGGCGGCGGCGAACGCCTGAACCGCCGTCCAAAGCGCCACGGCCTCGTCGGGCGTCAGCGTGAGCGGCATGAGGCGGTAATCGGGCGGGAGCTCGTAGCCGCCCCCGGCCCCGGGGAGGGCGATGAGCGGCAGACCGCCCTCCCCGAGCGCCTGCAGGTCGCGGTAAACCGTGCGCTCGCTGATCTCGAACGTGCGGGCGATGTCAGAGGCCGTCGCCCTCCGCCGTGCGAGCAGGTAAAGCGTAATGGCTGCGAGGCGTTCCGTCCGGTTCAACGGGATCACCCGGAATAGACGTTCGCCCCCGGGCGCGCGACTCCTTCTGGCGAGAACGCCGCGCAGGCAGGTCCAGCAACCCACGGGCGAGTGCCCGGAGCCGCTCGGCCAGTCGCACTCGGGGCCTGGCGGTTGCGAGGCGTATCAGGTATGCCCACTCGTCCCGGCGCAACTCGCGGATGACGACCAGTTCGTGCAGCGCCTCGTCGGCTGCTCCCAGCGCCTGCCGGTGGCGTGCATAGACAGCGGTGGTCAGCCACGCGTGGGGGGGTAGCTCCAGCATCGCAGTCTCCCTCCTCAGGAGGGCCCCGGTGGGGTCGCTCCAGGAGGTAGTGTCGCACCCCAACCCTGACACCCGCGTGTCAGCTTTTGTTCGGGGGCGGGCAGGGGAGGACGGAGGGCTGCGTGCCGGCCTGCGCCTATGCTCCAGCCATTGCCGGGGCGTCACGACCTGGGCGCCTCGCGGCGCTTTGGCTCACCGTCTCAGTCCGCCATGGAGGCGACGGCCTCTTCGAGCCGGCGCGACGCTTCATGAAGGTGCGAGATGCGGCCGGAGCGCCACC from Bacillota bacterium carries:
- a CDS encoding YafY family protein; the encoded protein is MNRTERLAAITLYLLARRRATASDIARTFEISERTVYRDLQALGEGGLPLIALPGAGGGYELPPDYRLMPLTLTPDEAVALWTAVQAFAAADHPLREAARGAWLRVHAALPDDLRRHIVDIGSGVDVSRMFPEVRVGQAIFATMVRGLRERRQIHIRYHVPATGESTERTIDVYGLACVRGRWYAPAFCHLRGGLRSFRLDRVVDAQLLDTRYVLHRAFDLARWVEQLFTFEQEGAERVQVRVRFSPRAARRVVDDRFFREFLQRVDGGGFEAAFRLPVSELEFYAELTLGYAGGAEVLEPPELRRQVASLAQRLADIHAEQARAGIEPEAEPGAGV